The genomic region gtttttttttttttttgttttttttatttttttgtttttttttgttttttttcctttttttttttttttttgtttttttcttcatttataaatagcAATACTTCacgtaaaaaatttttatagaataaatgtttctgcttttttttgtataaatagATTTTACCGTACTACCAGAAGATCATTTTATACGAAGTTTGTGATTGTAtcttttgtaaaaatgttcttcttaaaagaaaataaatttatttctttttattttatatattgttctTGTTAaaccattttaaaaaatatatatataaccaaaaataagatatttaacactttaaataatattttgttaatacatTAACGTAAAActgtttatatacatatatttatttatatatatatgtttataatataaatgattccATTTAGAAGATTAAAAGTTGAATATAGCGCTGTTACaaatatagcaaaaataAGGAATCGCATATATTTAACAGTTTCATATGAAAGTTAATATAtggatataatataatattaataattaggttgcatataatttatattgtaattattgCTTTTTTAAGAACAtgctttttatttgaatatatttaagatataaatagttatattatatatattatgtttatttatttttttttttttaaatatatatttaacctAAAATTTAACTACTAtgtcatttatttttttttttttttcaaattatttatttaattttgaatatttcatGTTTTAGTAGAACAACTACATAATCTAAAAatccatatatattcaatatatattagaattgTTAACTCtctacataataattttagataaattttactttaaaataattataaaaaaaaaaaaaattttacagtTGAAAACATCAATAATTCGATAATtcgatatttttttataatattgtatatatgtaaaatcaaaaaaaaagtagaaaattagagaaaaatgaatagtttcagtattttaaatgttaacAAAAATTCAAGGAATGAAACTAATGTAGGAAAAAAATGGACTGTAATAACATCACTATTGCCTACATTGGGAAAATCCTGTCGTAAATATGCAagcttaaatatatttaccgtttttattagtttaaacttattatactttttattttcaaattattattcaCCTTATTGGAATGtgaagtaatatttttaagttaaaattatatacatatatatataagcatactAGTTCAGGGAAgaaattatgtttttcttttaatttcatacagtataaataattgaggaacatatatttacatgagAATGCATATGAGACCTATATCTCTTTAATTTATAGGGACCATGTAAAAAGCCCAAACAGTAGAAACGTATTTCAAAGTGATATAGAATTAAGACATAGAAGAATAGTGGCTGAACAAAGTAGTTCTCTTAGACCTTGGGAAAGGGATTTCCAAATAGTAAAAGATATAAACGACAAAAAACTTAAAAGGCATAATTCACCATACTTGAAGGAATACAATGATTTAAACATGATAAATCAAATAAGTGCAAACTCTTCTACAAAATGGAAAACtgtattaaaagaaatgagAGAACATTATGATGAATGTACGCGTAATATGGACGacaaatggaaaaattatatttggTATAATGTATGGGCAAAActttatttacaaaaagcACATGATgctataaataaaacattagcagatttaaataattcttatgtatataaggaaaaagcTATTAATACTTGGTTCCAGAATACTAAAGAAGACATGGATCTTTTTATATCGCACATTAAGAGTTGCTTAAAGAATAAgcataataatgatgaaaaaaaaaaaataaatctggataatattaaaatcCCAACATTACGAAAGTAAGGGAGCATAATTTATGaagaaattttgaaaaatgtaaaaaaaaaaaaaaaaaagattgcacatacatattgaataaatttagaataaaatgttacctattttttatattatttatgttttatgaCTTCCGtagaatttttataataaatgtggaaaaaagtttattttagttaaatatataactcattataaaagataaaaatacaaatacacCGATAAGATGTGTTAATAATacgtaataaaaataacttttatagacaacatattttaaatactaCCATATCTTTATTTGCAGGTGCACCCATGAAAATGTTAAGGCTACCGTTTTTCATAAGTAGCACATATAAGGAATATGAACGAAATAAGGAAATAAcggataaaaaaataataatacatttttaaataacttaTAAGGacataagaaaaatgaaaatgcaTATGGAcggaaataataattaccaAAAgcaatttatatgtacatagtTACGTGGGGactaagaaatattttataaaacgagtactgcatatatatatatatatattatatatgtagtgAAGGgggtataaatataattggTTAATAGTAATTTAGAGAATTGTGTAACTATAGGagcttatttatttgttatgctgttgatatatttttttgttttttacccattgataataaaataagttattcaaaatatttgtattttttagttaaatgtcttttaaaaggaaaaaagtgAGTACTAATaacattatgaaaaaaataagtatattattacaagtaaaaaaaatagataattCTTAATGTTTTAgagaaaatatgtaaaatcaAAGTACACAATATTGTTAACGGAAAATAGtagaaatgaagaaaaaagagaaagagtaaaaaattaaaagtgcttaaatgtttttatataaggatGAAATTAGTGTATGAAGAAAAGTAATTATACGAGAATATTATAAACtgatgaatatttattacaacaaaataattataattgaactttaattttttgaacgTTATTTGAACATTATTTGAACGTTATTTGAACATTATTTGAACGTTATTTGAACGTTATTTGATTATTATTTGAACATTATTTGAACATTATTTGAACATTATTTGAACATTAGTGTTTACACagaaaaacattaaaatataataatgatgatgttttgtttctttgtttattaatttaaacaaGTAGTTTTTActgcaataaaaaaatatttttcttgtacataattcaaaataaacTTCATtgatgtaatttttttttgtactcgaactttattattgtactgattttaatattaaaaaaaacataatacattaatattttctgataatattatatgtagatataggtatacatatatatagcatacattatttaaacattataaaattttcaaatcatttttaatttcaaacCTTTAAGAGAATATTACAGCATGCCTTGTATGTTGCGGCACAATGAAAAACATACAAAGAATACAAGTATTATATAACACGAATAAAAAGATTGCttacaaaaatgtaaaaaaacgaactttaattatatttctatgaattaatatatatactttttcgTACACTTAATATGTGTATCATAAACGTTCATACGCTTATAAATTTggtcatataaaataaaagatatatgaaAAACATTCAAAACACAGATATATCTTCCCccttcattatatattttcattttttctacaATTACATAAATTCCTTTGTACTACCaccatacatatatatatcgtaTTTCTTACATTGTCAAGTAATAAAATAGTGACGCTTACATTTCTTCtgtatattttgaattaagcatgtaaattaaaaatatacttaataaaataaatttacaaatatatagcTATTTGTAAGCAattcttattaataatgaTCTAACTGCACATTTTTACTGTTGCTAATTGTCGATATACAAAATCTTAAGAAGATTTTATAATACTCCTAAAATTAGGTAAAATATGAGATTGTACGAATAAATAATGCGGGGCATAAGATaattgttattaatttttttatacttatttatatgtagttATACTTTCAgcttgt from Plasmodium malariae genome assembly, chromosome: 11 harbors:
- the PmUG01_11015700 gene encoding Plasmodium exported protein, unknown function, producing the protein MNSFSILNVNKNSRNETNVGKKWTVITSLLPTLGKSCRKYASLNIFTVFISLNLLYFLFSNYYSPYWNVKDHVKSPNSRNVFQSDIELRHRRIVAEQSSSLRPWERDFQIVKDINDKKLKRHNSPYLKEYNDLNMINQISANSSTKWKTVLKEMREHYDECTRNMDDKWKNYIWYNVWAKLYLQKAHDAINKTLADLNNSYVYKEKAINTWFQNTKEDMDLFISHIKSCLKNKHNNDEKKKINLDNIKIPTLRK